Proteins from a single region of Demequina sp. NBRC 110054:
- the coaE gene encoding dephospho-CoA kinase, whose translation MLRIGLTGGIGAGKSTAAARFEELGARLVDHDELARRAVEPGSAALVDIVREFGDRVLRDGQLDRKALAGIVFNDPAALARLNGIVHPTVFAMSQAEDRKARNDGVPVVVHDIPLLFETGYGDGFDMVIAIQADHAVRVKRLIDGRGMPHAEAVARMASQATDAQRATIADVVLDGNGSPEHLRAQVDELWGRVVPGASR comes from the coding sequence ATGCTGCGAATTGGCCTGACCGGCGGCATCGGTGCCGGGAAGTCGACTGCCGCCGCGCGCTTCGAGGAGCTCGGCGCGCGGCTCGTGGATCATGACGAGCTCGCCCGGCGCGCCGTCGAGCCCGGCTCGGCCGCGCTCGTCGACATCGTGCGGGAGTTCGGCGACCGCGTCCTGCGCGATGGCCAGCTCGACCGCAAGGCGCTGGCCGGCATCGTCTTCAACGACCCGGCGGCGCTCGCGCGGCTCAACGGCATCGTCCACCCGACAGTGTTCGCCATGAGCCAGGCGGAGGACCGCAAGGCGCGCAACGACGGCGTGCCCGTCGTCGTGCACGACATCCCGCTCCTGTTCGAGACCGGCTACGGCGACGGGTTCGACATGGTGATCGCGATCCAGGCCGACCACGCGGTGAGGGTCAAGCGACTCATCGACGGCCGGGGGATGCCGCACGCCGAGGCCGTGGCGCGGATGGCCTCACAGGCCACCGATGCGCAACGCGCCACGATCGCCGATGTCGTCCTGGACGGGAACGGCTCTCCCGAGCATCTGCGGGCGCAGGTCGACGAGCTGTGGGGCCGTGTGGTGCCGGGGGCCTCCCGCTAG